From a region of the Fischerella sp. JS2 genome:
- a CDS encoding sucrase ferredoxin, whose amino-acid sequence MNTFFCSDNSRTAGEDIIGSVGNHQTYVLIECPTPWAAEAFHSRWVPNNLRTLVEEVQRAKLPIKFLLIANNLSHKSDSTTLLIYQQQEGLSYGFSKREYRLENIQQAAVVIKKYLWSRNSGGYELDTNSTRDILVCTHGSHDKCCSRYGNPFHFHATNIVADLKLNNVRIWKSSHFGGHRFAPTCIDFPDGRYYGNLNQDLFKSIVTRTGDIQSLEKAYRGWGILPSSIQVMERELMLRYGWDWFNYKVAGRIIEQSADKKTIRAELSFEKPDGSQYNYQARLVKDETKTVELKSSCNAKQESVFVKYAVASLWLTSTQFITVTA is encoded by the coding sequence ATGAACACTTTCTTTTGTTCCGATAATTCCCGTACCGCAGGAGAAGATATTATTGGTAGTGTTGGCAATCACCAAACTTATGTATTAATTGAGTGTCCAACTCCTTGGGCAGCAGAAGCCTTTCATTCTCGCTGGGTTCCAAACAATTTACGGACTTTGGTAGAGGAAGTCCAACGTGCAAAACTGCCAATTAAATTTTTATTAATTGCTAATAATTTATCCCATAAATCAGACAGTACAACCCTTTTGATTTATCAACAACAAGAAGGGCTGTCTTATGGTTTCTCTAAAAGAGAGTACAGATTAGAAAATATCCAGCAAGCAGCAGTAGTAATTAAAAAATATTTATGGAGTAGAAACTCTGGAGGTTATGAATTAGATACAAATTCAACAAGAGATATTCTCGTATGTACCCACGGTAGTCATGATAAGTGCTGCTCTCGATACGGTAATCCTTTTCACTTTCATGCTACAAATATTGTTGCTGATTTGAAGTTAAATAATGTACGGATTTGGAAATCTAGCCATTTTGGTGGACATCGGTTTGCACCAACTTGCATAGATTTTCCAGACGGGAGATATTACGGCAATCTCAATCAAGATTTATTTAAGTCGATTGTGACTCGTACTGGCGATATTCAATCTTTGGAAAAAGCTTATCGGGGCTGGGGAATCTTGCCCAGTTCAATTCAAGTTATGGAACGAGAATTGATGTTACGTTATGGATGGGATTGGTTTAACTATAAAGTAGCGGGCAGAATAATTGAGCAAAGTGCAGATAAAAAGACAATTCGGGCTGAGTTGAGTTTTGAAAAACCTGATGGCTCACAATATAATTATCAGGCTAGGTTGGTAAAAGACGAAACAAAAACTGTGGAATTGAAAAGTTCTTGCAATGCTAAACAAGAATCAGTATTCGTTAAGTATGCTGTTGCTAGTCTTTGGCTAACTTCTACACAATTTATTACTGTAACAGCGTAA